The sequence GCCCGCAGGGAGTCCTTGATGCGGTCCTTGGCGATATATCCCAGGACAATCAGGACGACCCACGGCAGACTTTCCGCGACAAACCAGCGCGAGGCGAAGATGGTCGCCATAACCGCAAACACCATGGCGATGCCCGCCGCCGTGCCCATCATGATCTGGGCGACATGCGCCGCTATGCTGGAAGGCAGGCGGCTCAGGTAAAGGCAGCCCTCGGACCATTTTTTTAAAAGGCCTTCCCGGTAGACAAATAGTTCGTTGCCGGTTTCATTGCCGGGGTCAATGATGGCCGCGTATCCGCGCTGTTTCCGGTATTGCTGTTCCCGGTCCAGTCTTTTTTCAAGGGTCTGGCGGCAGGCATCCATGCCCGGGCGCCCGAGCAGGAGGCGATAAGCGCGGTAGTTGAATTTTTCGGTATGGAGGCTGATGGCTTCATCCGCCCAGAGGAGTCCTTCCCGGAGCATATCTTTGACCTGCGCGTCAAGGAATTCCTGGTGCAGGCGGCGGAATTTTTCCAGGAAACAATCCATTTCATTCAGGGACGATTCCAGGTAAGCGGCGGCTTGTTCAATGTCTTTTGCCTTGTCAAGTTTCTGGCCGAGGAGGCGCAGGATACCGGAGAGTTGCGCGTGATACACGTTGGCCAGCACCCTCAGTTCATAAATAACCGCCCTTTCATTCAGTTCCGAAACAAGGCCGGAATTGGACAGCATTCTGTAAATTCTGGAGAGGGGGCTGACCTCGCAGGCCGGGTCAATAAGTTTGTCCAGAGGAATGGCGGGCACGGTATACCGGGTGTAGGAGCGCAGATCGCGGAAGAAACCGGCGACTCCGTACCGGCCGGCGGTTATGGCCAGTTGGTAAGGATTGAACAAATAACAGTCAAACTGGAAACAGGCCTTGTCCCTGTGCCTGACGAGCGGATATTTCAGGTCCACTTCAAGCTGGCGACACCCGTGGGTTTTAATTGTGCAGTGATAATCCGTCATTTCTTTTTGAAGAATCAAAATTTAGATTATTGCGCCGTTATATTCAAGACTTTTGTTTGCCGCGCCGCTTTGTTTGCCGCCCGCGCAGTTCAAAGAGCTGGTCGCGCAGCGCCGCCGCCCTTTCAAACTCAAGCGCGTCGGCGGCGGCCATCATTTCGCGTTCAATTTCGGCCATGGCCAGGCGGCGGTCGTATTCCTCGTCGGTCCCGGCCAGGGCTTTCCGTTCAATGTCCGCGCTTTCCGCGCGGGTTACGAGGCTTTCCTGAATGCTCTTTTTAATGCTTTTTGGCGTGATCTTGTGCCGGCGGTTGTATGCCTCCTGTTGGCGGCGGCGGTTCTGCATGATTTCAAGGGCGCGCTGCATGGATCCGGTTATTTCATCAGCGTAGAGGATCACCGTGCCGGAAATATGGCGCGCCGCCCGGCCGGCGGTCTGGATCAGCGCCGTTTCCGAGCGCAAAAAACCTTCCTTGTCGGCGTCCAGAATGGCGACCAGCGACACTTCCGGCAGATCAAGCCCTTCGCGCAGAAGGTTTATGCCGATCAAGCAGTCAAAATCTCCTTTGCGCAGGCCGCGCAGTATTTCCACCCTTTCAATGGCGTCAATATCAGCATGCAGATAAGTTACCCGCAGTCCCGCTTCCTGGAGATAGGAGCTCAAATCCTCGGCCGTTTTCTTGGTCATGGTGGTTACCAGCACGCGCTCTTTTTTTGCGGCGCGGCCCTGGATTTCACTCATCAAGTCGTCAATCTGGCCCTTCAACGGCCGCACCGATACGGGCGGGTCCACCAGTCCGGTGGGGCGGATGATTTGCGGGATTGTTCCATCCGAGATCTGGCGCTCGTAGGGACCGGGCGTAGCGGTCATGAAGATGATCGGGCCGGTTTTTGTCAAAAATTCATCAAAATTGAGGGGGCGGTTGTCGCGCGCCGAGGGCAGGCGGAATCCGTGTTCAATCAGGACGTTCTTGCGCGCCTGGTCGCCGTTGTACATGCCGCGCAGTTGCGGCAGGGTGGCGTGCGATTCGTCAATAACGGTGAGAAATTCCCCGCGGATGTAATCAATCAGGGTGGCCGGCGGTTCGCCCGCCGCGCGCCCGCTCAAATGCCGGGAATAATTTTCAACGCCGGAGCAATACCCCGCGGTTTGCAGCATTTCCACGTCATACATCGTGCGCATTTTAAGGCGCTGGGCCTCCAGCAGTTTTTTGTTTGCTTCCAGGACGCGGATTTGTTCCTCAAGTTCGGCCGTGATGCGCGCAATGGCGGGCGCCACGGCGTCCGGGGGCATGACGAAATGCTTGGCGGGTGAAATCACGAGCGCCTCAAGTTCCCCGCTGGTTTTGCCGCTGACCGGGTCAAAGCGGCGGATGCGGTCAATTTCATCGCCGGAAAATTCAATCCGGATGCCGGATTGCGAATAGGATGGAAAAACGTCAAGCGTGTCGCCCCGGGCGCGGAAAACGCCCGGCAGAGGCTCGTAGTCGTTGCGGGTGTAGCGGATGTCCACGAGGCGGCGCATAAGATCGTCGCGCTCAATCTTTTCGCCTCTCTTGGCCTCCACAAGCATGGCGCGGTAGTCCTCGGGCGAGCCCAGGCCGTAGATGCAGGAGACGGAAGCAACGATAATGACGTCGTCGCGGCTGATCAGGGAATTGGTGGCGGAAAGGCGCAGGCGTTCAATTTCCTCATTGATGGCCGCGTCCTTTTCAATGTAGGTGTCGGTCTGCGGAATGTAGGCCTCGGGCTGGTAATAATCGTAATAGCTTATGAAATATTCAACGGCGTTGTCCGGGAAATAATTTTTCAATTCATGGAAGAGCTGGGCGGCCAGGGTTTTGTTGTGGGAGATGACCAGCGCCGGCCTGGAAAAGGAAGCGATTGTGTTGGCGATCGTGAAAGTCTTGCCCGAGCCGGTTACGCCTTCCAGGGTCTGGAATCTTTTGCCGGCCTTCAGTCCGGCAAACAGCGATGCGATCGCCCCGGGCTGGTCGCCGGAAGGCTTGTAACGTGCGCGCAGTTTGAACAGATTTCCAGGCATTATAAAAAATGCAGAATGTAGAATACAGAAACATTCAGATGCTGCGGCAGAGCAGGTAAGCCTTGATAATTCTGCATTCTGCCTTTATGATATTTCCAGCATCCGTTTCAGCGCCCGTGCCGCGTTGGCCATGATGCCCGGCTCAACTCGGATTACATTTTCCTCCGGCCATGTTTCCATTGTTTTCAGCAGTTTTTCCTCGGTAATCAGGGCCATGTTGCGGCAGAGGGAGGCGCGCAGGGGATAGACGGCGACCCTGTCTTTATGCAGCGCCGCCAGTCTTTTCACCAGGTTGATTTCGGTGCCGACAATAATGGTTGCTCCCGACGGGGCGTTTTCAACGTATTTAATGATTTGCGAGGTTGAACCGTGGGCGTCGGCCAGCCGCAGGACTTCTTTCGGCGTTTCGGGGTGCACGATGATTTTTGCCAGCGGATGCTCCGCGCGGGCTTTCCGAACGTCATCAACCGCAAACATGTGCACATGGCAATATCCCTTCCAGAGCGCGATTTGCGCTTTTTCGGCCTGGCCGGGAAGCATCCCGCCGCCCGGCAGGCTCGGGTTATAAATTGCGGTTTTTTCATCGGGCAACCCGAGGTCGTGCGCGGTGTTCGCGCCCAGGTGCTCGTCCGGAAGAAACAAAATCCGCTTGTTTTGCTCAAGGAAAAACCGGAACACTTCTTTCGCGTTGCCGGAAGTGCAGGTGGCGGCGTCGTGTTCGCCGCAGAAAGCCTTGACGGCCGCGCTGCTGTTGACATAGGCGACCGGCGACCATCCGCCTCCGGCTGAATTAAGTTCGGTCCATGCCGGCAGGACCTCGCGTAAAGGCGCCATGTCGGCCATGGGACAGCCCGCCGCCGGGTCGGGCATATAGACCGCCTGGCGCTCTCCGGCGAGAATACAGGCCGATTCGGCCATGAAATGCACGCCGCAAAAAACTATTTTTTCTGCCTGGCCGGCCGCGGCCGCGCGGCGGGCCAGCTCCAGCGAATCGCCGGTGAAATCGGCGTGTCTTAAAACTTCATCCCGCTGGTAATAGTGTCCCAGGATGCAAAGCCGTCCGCCCCATTGCTTTTTCAGCTTTTCAATTTTTTCCGAAACGCGCATTGTGTTTTCCGCCGTTTCTTCACATTTTCCCGTAGAGCGCCCAGTAAGTTATGGGCACATATTGTTCGCCGCCGAAATCGGTCAGATGCTCGGTTGTATCCGGGCCCATATAATAAATATGCCAGTCGCCGTAATAGGGCGAATAAACGGCCAGGTCGGAAATGCCGTCGCCGTCGTAGTCGCCGGCCACGGGGCGGTAGTAATATCCGTCGTAATCGGCAAAGCGGTAATCGGGAACAAGGAGCCATTCATTCACGCGCGACCACACATACCAGCCGCCGGAATGATAATCATAGAGGCCGAAATCGGTTATGCCGTCGCCGTCGTAGTCGCCCGGGGCGGGGACGTGGCGGCGGTCGGCGCCGAACACCTCGCTGAAATCGCAATATTCTATCCGGCCGGTCTCCAGGTAAAAAAGCTGCCATAAGGCCATGTCGTTGGAATAAATGACCGCGTCGGATTGGCCGCCGCCGTTATAATCGCCCGGCGCGGGCACATAGCCGTAGCCGCCGAAAATACCGCCGTTGGCCAGCCAGGTCTGGTTTGAGGAGCTCCAGGCGTGCCAGGCGCCGGTTCTGGAATTATAAAGCGCCAAATCGGTTGCGCCGTCGCCATCGTAGTCGCCCGGGGCGGGAATGAGATCGTTTCCGCCGGCCTGAAATATGTCCGTTCGTCCGGTGCCGAGATAATGAATCATCCACCATCCCGTTGCCTGCGAATAGAGCGCCGCGTCCGCCAGGCCGTCGCCGTCATAGTCTCCGGGTATGGGCAGGTAATCATAACCGCCGAATTGTTCGCCGGCGGCAATCGTGCGGCGGGCGGCGCCCGATGAGTCCGCGCGCCATTGGCCTGTTTGAAAATTGTAAAGCGCATAATCGGCCCGGCCGTCATGGTCAAAATCGTTATTCAATCCCAGCCGGAGCAGGTCGTAAGATGGGGCGGGGGACGGGCCTTCTTCTTTCACGCCGACCGCCGCCCAGGCCGCCGCAACCGCGCCGGTCCAGGCGGAATCCAAGTCCGCCGCCGCCGAAATCCAGTAAATTCGCGCGGCGGCGTAGTCGGTGTCGGGCGTGCAGTAATTTGCGAGAGCGCGGTAGGCGACCAAGATCGCGTTTGTAATCCCGATGCCGGTGAAATCATAACTGGCGCCGTCGTTATTGCCGCTGCCGCCCTCGGCGAGCAGGTAAAAGAAATGGTTCTGGACGCCGCAGTTGTAATGGACGCCGCCGTTGTCGCCGCTGCCGTAGTACCAGTAGCTGCCGTGGTACCGGCTCGGGTCTTGATAGCGCCGCGGATTGCGCATGTCGCGCAGGGCCGTGGAGTAAGGGTAGGTGCAGTCTTCGCCGATCAACCAGTCGGCATAACCGGCGGTTCTTTCGGGATAGGAGCTCCGTCCGTCCGGCTGGCTGGCGAATTCAATACCGGCGGCGAAAATATCGGAAAATGATTCATTGAGGGCGCCCGACTCGTTTTGATAGATCAAGTCCGCGGTATGCTCGGTTACGGCGTGGGTGAATTCATGGGCGCAGACGTCCAGCACCGTCAGATCGGCGAAATAACTGCCGGGATAAAAGTAAAAAGCCTGCGCGTCCGGGTCCCAGAATGCGTTGTCGGTATCGCCTTCAACGCGCACGTTGGCCAGGGCCGGGGCGTAGGAATTATCATAACTGTGGCGCGCGTGAACCTGGAAATAATAGGCTTGAATAGTGTTGAAATTGCGGGCGGCCGAGATTTCGGTCCGGCCGTATATAGTGTCCGGCCAGTCCGCCGAGTTATTGCGGGCGGTTGTGTTCTCAGGGTAATCGTATATCCGCCAGAGGTTGCCCGGAGAATAGAGGTAATAATATGCGCTGACTTTGTCGCCGGTGAGGCTGACCTCCGCGCTCCCTTCGCCGGCGAGGAGCGTTCCGGATATTGTTACGGCGTATTTGGAGCGTTCCGCCGCGGGAACGGTGCTTTTGCGCACGTCGTTATAGCAGTTTAAAATAGCGCCGTCCCGCGCGTTGACCCAATATCTCCAGTTTCCGAAACCGGCCCTGTTATCCCGGTAAACAAGCCGGAGCTCGTAGGCCAGGACCGGGGCGGCATTTCTTGCGTAGACGACCAGCTCAATCTCGCCCTTTAATGCGCCGGCGAGTTTGCCTTTTTCAACAAGGTCTTTCTGCGCCGCCGCAACCGCCGCTTTTTCGTCAATCGTTTTTTCCGGCGCAAGGTCAATGCCGGGGATGTAACGTCCGTTGACCTGGTAAGGCCGCCCGGATTCGTTGAAGTGAACAACAACCCCTCCGCCGACCACTTTCAATCCCAGATGCATCTGTTCCAGCCGCACATGGCGGAAGCCGAGCGCGTCGCGCTCAATTTTAAGGAGGGAAAACTCGCGGCCTGCGTCGCGCAGGCGGTAAGATTTTGAGAGATTTTCCATGACGGCCAGGGCGGCGGCGAAATCATTTGTCGGGAGCGGGGAAATGTTTTTGCCCCCGGCGGGAGCGGAAAGGTCTTTGCCGCGGATGGAGGCCGGCGCGCCGGTTTTCGCGTCCCATGCCACCGCCGCGGCGCCGAGATTTTCCAGCGCCGCCTTCTGGCCGGCGGAGGGCGTTTTGAGGGGCGCGGTTTGTGAAGCGGCGTAAGGCGCGGCGGCGGATTTTTTCCGTAAATGTTCGTCGTCAGCCCGGAAGGCTAACGCAGGGGATACGGTTAAAAAGATCAGCAGGGAGAAAACCATTCGCGCCGGAATTGTTGTCATTAAGCCGTTCCGTGAAGACATGATACACTTTTGCGTAGAAGTTTAAACCTTAAACAAGACCGGCGGAGCGCCTGCCGGGAAAGTTTTGGATGGCGGCACTGCCGCCTTATGTTTTTCTTTTTTTGTTTTTTCCTTCCAAAACCCGGCGCAACACGCGGGCGTCATCCTGATGGCGCGGATGTTTAATTGCGCTTTTGATCCGCCATAGCGACTCAAGATCAATCCAGAATGCCTTGCTTTTGCCGTATGGAGCTTTTATTCGTTTTTTCCACGCCTCTTTAAATTTGATGAATTCCACGTTCACAATAATATCGATGCGGTTGGGCGCAATGCCGATTTGGACTACCTGTGTCGGATTGTTGAAATCCAGCAGTACGGGACTGCCAAACTCTGCCAGTGCATGGTTGGCGCGGGTGATATTTTCTTTCGTTCCATCCACCCACAAATCCATGTCCTTTGTGTATCGCGGTTTTGCGTGAAAGGTGAATGCCAACCCTCCAATAATAAGATAGCGGACGCGATGGTCGCTTAAAAACGCAAGCATATCTTCAAAATCTGCGATGCTGTTCATGAATATGTCTGGCTTGTTTCACCTTTTCCACGTCTGCGTGAATGGCGGCCAGCGCGGAAAGCCGATCCTGCGGTGTTTTTGACTGCCAATATGCAAAATCCCACTCTTCCGCCTCGCCAAAATTATTGGCGCGATGCGCCGCCATTTGTTTTCTGCGCGCTCCGGCCCGCAGCAATCTGGCCGCTCTTTTGTCCTGAATAATTGTTGTTTTCATACATAAATCATGATTGCAACTGCGGGAATATCATGTTTTTTTTATTTCA comes from Kiritimatiellia bacterium and encodes:
- the uvrB gene encoding excinuclease ABC subunit UvrB gives rise to the protein MPGNLFKLRARYKPSGDQPGAIASLFAGLKAGKRFQTLEGVTGSGKTFTIANTIASFSRPALVISHNKTLAAQLFHELKNYFPDNAVEYFISYYDYYQPEAYIPQTDTYIEKDAAINEEIERLRLSATNSLISRDDVIIVASVSCIYGLGSPEDYRAMLVEAKRGEKIERDDLMRRLVDIRYTRNDYEPLPGVFRARGDTLDVFPSYSQSGIRIEFSGDEIDRIRRFDPVSGKTSGELEALVISPAKHFVMPPDAVAPAIARITAELEEQIRVLEANKKLLEAQRLKMRTMYDVEMLQTAGYCSGVENYSRHLSGRAAGEPPATLIDYIRGEFLTVIDESHATLPQLRGMYNGDQARKNVLIEHGFRLPSARDNRPLNFDEFLTKTGPIIFMTATPGPYERQISDGTIPQIIRPTGLVDPPVSVRPLKGQIDDLMSEIQGRAAKKERVLVTTMTKKTAEDLSSYLQEAGLRVTYLHADIDAIERVEILRGLRKGDFDCLIGINLLREGLDLPEVSLVAILDADKEGFLRSETALIQTAGRAARHISGTVILYADEITGSMQRALEIMQNRRRQQEAYNRRHKITPKSIKKSIQESLVTRAESADIERKALAGTDEEYDRRLAMAEIEREMMAAADALEFERAAALRDQLFELRGRQTKRRGKQKS
- the nadA gene encoding quinolinate synthase NadA; the protein is MRVSEKIEKLKKQWGGRLCILGHYYQRDEVLRHADFTGDSLELARRAAAAGQAEKIVFCGVHFMAESACILAGERQAVYMPDPAAGCPMADMAPLREVLPAWTELNSAGGGWSPVAYVNSSAAVKAFCGEHDAATCTSGNAKEVFRFFLEQNKRILFLPDEHLGANTAHDLGLPDEKTAIYNPSLPGGGMLPGQAEKAQIALWKGYCHVHMFAVDDVRKARAEHPLAKIIVHPETPKEVLRLADAHGSTSQIIKYVENAPSGATIIVGTEINLVKRLAALHKDRVAVYPLRASLCRNMALITEEKLLKTMETWPEENVIRVEPGIMANAARALKRMLEIS
- a CDS encoding M4 family metallopeptidase; amino-acid sequence: MTTIPARMVFSLLIFLTVSPALAFRADDEHLRKKSAAAPYAASQTAPLKTPSAGQKAALENLGAAAVAWDAKTGAPASIRGKDLSAPAGGKNISPLPTNDFAAALAVMENLSKSYRLRDAGREFSLLKIERDALGFRHVRLEQMHLGLKVVGGGVVVHFNESGRPYQVNGRYIPGIDLAPEKTIDEKAAVAAAQKDLVEKGKLAGALKGEIELVVYARNAAPVLAYELRLVYRDNRAGFGNWRYWVNARDGAILNCYNDVRKSTVPAAERSKYAVTISGTLLAGEGSAEVSLTGDKVSAYYYLYSPGNLWRIYDYPENTTARNNSADWPDTIYGRTEISAARNFNTIQAYYFQVHARHSYDNSYAPALANVRVEGDTDNAFWDPDAQAFYFYPGSYFADLTVLDVCAHEFTHAVTEHTADLIYQNESGALNESFSDIFAAGIEFASQPDGRSSYPERTAGYADWLIGEDCTYPYSTALRDMRNPRRYQDPSRYHGSYWYYGSGDNGGVHYNCGVQNHFFYLLAEGGSGNNDGASYDFTGIGITNAILVAYRALANYCTPDTDYAAARIYWISAAADLDSAWTGAVAAAWAAVGVKEEGPSPAPSYDLLRLGLNNDFDHDGRADYALYNFQTGQWRADSSGAARRTIAAGEQFGGYDYLPIPGDYDGDGLADAALYSQATGWWMIHYLGTGRTDIFQAGGNDLIPAPGDYDGDGATDLALYNSRTGAWHAWSSSNQTWLANGGIFGGYGYVPAPGDYNGGGQSDAVIYSNDMALWQLFYLETGRIEYCDFSEVFGADRRHVPAPGDYDGDGITDFGLYDYHSGGWYVWSRVNEWLLVPDYRFADYDGYYYRPVAGDYDGDGISDLAVYSPYYGDWHIYYMGPDTTEHLTDFGGEQYVPITYWALYGKM